The proteins below are encoded in one region of Helianthus annuus cultivar XRQ/B chromosome 2, HanXRQr2.0-SUNRISE, whole genome shotgun sequence:
- the LOC118485729 gene encoding uncharacterized protein LOC118485729 — translation MDPSWGSPQFSFSGFQQSPNAFSQMSQLQQMQQYQALQQFMQRGSVQLDQFQSQPPTSQPQPSVQLDDDDEVVPESPPKELKRKKRGRRLKPNPTPQKKKNGSRAKARTWTKVEEEALAIAYVKSSNCPIVGNNQTGSSFWKACTDRFNELMGQGPTRDLDSVSGKWRKMNKCVNDFIRIYNPLYINRPSGSSDEDVLNLAMARWETKNPPFPHLRAWNILKKKSAFPAFPAPPSPEVIVREAPPLVVKST, via the exons ATGGATCCTTCGTGGGGGTCTCCACAATTTTcgttttcgggtttccaacaaTCTCCTAACGCCTTCTCCCAAATGTCCCAACTTCAACAAATGCAACAATACCAAGCACTTCAACAATTCATGCAACGCGGCTCGGTTCAACTTGATCAATTCCAATCGCAACCGCCAACTTCCCAACCGCAACCCTCGGTTCAacttgacgatgatgatgaagtcGTCCCCGAATCGCCACCTAAAGAACTCAAGCGCAAAAAAAGGGGAAGGCGGTTGAAACCGAACCCGAcaccgcaaaaaaaaaaaaacggttcgAGAGCAAAGGCGAGAACGTGGACAAAAGTAGAGGAGGAGGCGCTAGCAATTGCGTATGTTAAGTCATCAAATTGCCCGATTGTCG ggAACAATCAAACGGGTTCTAGTTTTTGGAAGGCATGTACGGATAGATTTAACGAGCTTATGGGGCAAGGCCCGACCCGTGATCTCGATTCCGTATCGGGCAAGTGGCGTAAAATGAACAAGTGCGTGAATGATTTTATCCGGATTTATAACCCACTTTATATCAATCGTCCTAGTGGGAGTAGCGACGAGGACGTTCTTAACCTTGCGATGGCTAGATGGGAAACAAAAAATCCGCCTTTCCCGCACCTCCGAGCATGGaacattttaaagaaaaaatCCGCCTTTCCCGCCTTTCCCGCACCTCCGAGTCCGGAAGTTATCGTGCGGGAGGCTCCACCGCTCGTTGTCAAATCGACATAA